The nucleotide sequence CGGCAAAACGTACCACCTGGGCCGGGACCTGGTGGAGGAGCTGCGGCAGGACCCGCCCGTTAGGCTGATCTCCTATCCGAGCGAGCGGGCCGCGCAGGAGGCGGTGCGGCGCGGCGACGTGTACTTTGCCCTGACCATTCCGCCGAACTTCAGCCGTCAGGCGGTGGCGGCAAAAAGCAGCGAGCACGGGGCGCTGCACCTCTACAGCAGTCCCGGCACGAGCTACTTCGCCAGCCGGGTGGGCAGCAGTGTGGCGGAGGAACTCGCCAGCAGCATCAACAGCCGGCTGGGCAGCAACCGCTGGGAGGTGGTCCAAACGTCCCTTGCGGACCTGCAACAGGGGTTCCGTGACCTCAAGGCCGCTACTCGCCAGCTGCGGGACGGGGCGAGCCGCCTAGAGGACGGCGCGGGCCAGCTGGCGCGGGGTGCCGGAGACCTCGCGCAGGGGGCAGCCTCGGCCCACACGGGGGGAGAGCAGCTCACGCGGGGCGCGCAGAAGCTCTCGGCGGGAGTCAGCCGCCTCACCGGGGGCACGGCCCAGCTCAGCGCCGGGCTGCGGCAACTGAACCGGGGAGCCCCCGACGCCCCGCAGCTTCAGCCCCTCCGGCAGGGGGCGGCGCAGCTCGTGCAGGGCAGTGCGAGCCTGGCGAACGGACTGAAGCAGCTCCAGGGCGGAGCACAGCAGCTTCAGTCCGGAACCGCCGACCTCGCTCGGGGTGCTGGGCAGGTCAAGCGCGGCGCGGACAGTCTTGCTGGGGGGTTGCCGCAGCTCTCGAATGGTCTTGGCCAGCTGCAGGGGGGGGCACAGGAGTTGAGCGGCGGGGCGGGAAAGCTGGCGCAGGCGGCAAAACAGCTTCAGGGAGGTGCCCAGCAGCTTGCGGCGCAGCTTCAGAATGGACCCCAGGTGCTCAGCGTCGGCGCGTCGGACCTCGCCCGAGGAGCGGGGCAACTCGAGGCCGGGCTGGAGAAGCTTCAGGCGGGAGCAGAGACCGTGCAGAGCAGGCTGGGCCCAGCGGTACAGGGCAGTGCCGACGCCGCCAAAGGCGCTGAGCGCCTGGCCCAGGGGTCAGAACAGCTCAGGGCTGGAGCCGCCGGATTGGAGGCAGGGGCCGTCACCCTCGCCGACAAGCTCGGTGAAGCCGCCGAGGGCAGCACGAACGCGGCAAAGGGTGCAGAACGACTGGCGCAGGGCGCCGCGCAGCTCCAGAGCGGGGTGCACAGGCTCCAGACCGGAGCCGCAGCCCTCGCCGAGAAGACCGGGGCGGCGGCCGCGGGAGCGCAGCGGCTGGCGGTTGGTGCGCAGTCCCTCCAGCAGGGTGTGAACACGCTGGTGGAGGGCAATATCAGGATAAAAGGCGCCTTGAAGACGATCACCGGCGAGTTGCCCGCGCAGCAGGACTTGGATCAGCTTCGGGACGGCGCGCGCACCCTCGCCGCGAAGACGGGAGAACTCACGCAGGGCCTGGGCCGGCTCCAAACCGGCGCCCAGCGAGTGGCGACGGGAACGGTGAAGCTGCAGAGTGGAGCGCGGGACCTGCAGGAGGGCCTCCGCCGGCTGTACGACCGAGTGCCGGACCGAATCGAGCAGCTGGGCGGTGACCCGGAGGGCCTCGCTGCCAGTGTGGTCGTCCGCGAGCAGGCCGCCGCGCCCGTGAAGAACAACGGGGAAGCCTTTGCGCCGTACTTCATCGCGCTGGCGCTGTGGGTGGGCGGCACGCTGACCACCTTTCTCTTTCCCTACCTGCTGCTGCCCGAGAGCGGCCGGAACACGTCCCAGCTCGCGCGCGTGCTGCGCAAGCTCACGGTGCCCGCCGCCTACGTGGTCGCGCAGGCGCTGATTGTGGTGCTGGGCGTGCGCCTGTTGGGCGCGAGCTTCCTGCATCCCGGTCTGGTGGTGCTCACCGCCGTGACCGGTAGCCTGACCTTTCTGGGGCTCATTCTCGCCCTCAATCTGCTCCTCGGGGCGGCGGGCCGCCTGCTCGCGCTGGTGCTGTTGGTGCTGCAACTCGCTGCCTCGGGCGGCAGCTACCCGGTGGAGCTGTCTTCGCCGTTTTTCCGAGCGATTCACACCTTTATTCCGGTGACCGACGTGGTGAATGCCCTCCGCTTTGCCATGTTCGGCGCCTACGAGGGGCAGTACGGGGTGTTCATGGCCCGCATGCTGCTCGTGGGCCTGGTCGGCGTTGGGGTGGCCCTCCTCAGCCGCTCCCGCTGGCAGTTCACGCCCGACGAGCAGTTCCGCTCGCCGATCATCACGGATGTGGGCTGAGGGCTTGAGGGCTTGAGGCCTTGTCCCCCACGTGAATGGCCGCGATGCCAAAGGTGAGCAGGCGGTACCGGGTGCGGAAGCCGGTGGCGTGCATCAGTCCGGCGAGCCGCTCGGGGTCCGGAAAGGCCAGCACGCTTTCCGGGAGGTACGTGTATGCTCCCGCATTGCCGCTGACCAGGGCCCCGATGCGCGGCAGCACTCGGCGGAAGTAGAAGCGAAAGAGCCGCCCGAACAGTCCCGGACGGGGCGGCGGAAATTCCAGAATCACCAGGCGGCCCCCCGGCCGGAGCACCCGCCACAGTTCGGCAAGGCCGCGTGCGTAGTCCGCGAAGTTGCGGAAGCCAAAGGCGCAGGTCACCGCGTCAAAGGAGGCGTCCGGGTAGGGAAGGTTGAGGGCGTCTCCCTCCTCCAGCCGCAGGGTCAGGTGCCGGGCACGCGCCTTTGCACGGGCAATCTCCAGCATCTGCGGCACGAAGTCGCTGCCGATCACCTCGGTCTGCGGCGCGCGGGCTTTGAGCTCGAGGGCGAAGTCGCCCGTTCCCGTCGCCACGTCGAGCACCCGTGCGGGCTTCAGGGCCAGCGCCTCGCGCGCCGCCTCCCGCCGCCACAGGCGGTCCACACCCAAACTCAGGACGCGGTTGAGCAGGTCGTAGCGGGGCGCGATGGCGGCGAACATCACCTGGACCTGGCGGCTCCGGTCTTGCTTGTCTCCCACGGGGGGGCGGCTGGTCATGGAGGGATGATAGGGGGCGCGCGCTAGCCGATCACCCCGAGCGCCCGGCCCACCCGCTCGTACGCGGCGAGCGCTTGTTCTAGGTCCTCCCGCGTGTGCTCGGCGGTCACGATGTTCCGAATGCGGGCCTGACCACGCGGAACGGTGGGGAAGCCCAGGCCGACGGCGAAGACGCCTTCAGCCAAGAGGCGGCGGCTGGCCTCGAACGCCGCACTCGCCTCACCGAACAGCACCGGCGTGATGGGTGTTTGGCTGCCCATGGTGTCGAAGCCCAGGCGGGCGAGTTCAGCCTTGAAGAAGCGGGTGTTGTCCCAGAGCCGCGCCATAAAGGCGGGTTCGCGCTGCACGAGCTCGAGCGCCGCCGAGAGCGCCCCCACCACGGCGGGTGGGTGCGCGGTGGAAAAGAGGTACGGGCGGGCGCGGTTGATCAGAAGTTCGCGCAGGTCGCGGTGCCCCGCGGCGTAGCCGCCCACCACTCCCCACGCCTTGCTGAGGGTGCCCACCTGAATCACGTCGTCCGCGTGCTCGAAACCGAAGTGGTGAACCGTGCCGCGCCCGGCCTCGCCCAGCACGCCCGAGCCGTGTGCGTCGTCCACGTAGGTCACCGCCCCGTACCGGCGGGCCACCGCTATGAGGCGGTCGAGGGGCGCGACGTCGCCGTCCATGCTGAAGACGCCGTCCGTCACGACGAGCTTCAGCCCGTCTGTGGGATGTTCTGCAAGCACCCGCTCGAGGTCCTCGGGATCGGCGTGCCGGAAGATCTTTTTGGTGGCCTTGACGAGGCGCAAGCCGTCGATGATGC is from Deinococcus sp. YIM 77859 and encodes:
- a CDS encoding glycine C-acetyltransferase, yielding MTTSLSGRLTAELAGLRDAGLQIHPRVLDAPQQARTRVDGHDVINLASNNYLGFANHPALKERAEQYLRAWGAGAGAVRTIAGTLRIHEDFEEQLAAFKHTGSALVFQSGFTTNQGVLGTLLKEGDLVVSDELNHASIIDGLRLVKATKKIFRHADPEDLERVLAEHPTDGLKLVVTDGVFSMDGDVAPLDRLIAVARRYGAVTYVDDAHGSGVLGEAGRGTVHHFGFEHADDVIQVGTLSKAWGVVGGYAAGHRDLRELLINRARPYLFSTAHPPAVVGALSAALELVQREPAFMARLWDNTRFFKAELARLGFDTMGSQTPITPVLFGEASAAFEASRRLLAEGVFAVGLGFPTVPRGQARIRNIVTAEHTREDLEQALAAYERVGRALGVIG
- a CDS encoding YhgE/Pip domain-containing protein, yielding MSDHRSISPDSGSRRSLIADYRQLTPSERRLWRAPLMWGAALAILFIPVLYVAIYLASVWDPYGHLEALPVALVNSDAGTTYRGKTYHLGRDLVEELRQDPPVRLISYPSERAAQEAVRRGDVYFALTIPPNFSRQAVAAKSSEHGALHLYSSPGTSYFASRVGSSVAEELASSINSRLGSNRWEVVQTSLADLQQGFRDLKAATRQLRDGASRLEDGAGQLARGAGDLAQGAASAHTGGEQLTRGAQKLSAGVSRLTGGTAQLSAGLRQLNRGAPDAPQLQPLRQGAAQLVQGSASLANGLKQLQGGAQQLQSGTADLARGAGQVKRGADSLAGGLPQLSNGLGQLQGGAQELSGGAGKLAQAAKQLQGGAQQLAAQLQNGPQVLSVGASDLARGAGQLEAGLEKLQAGAETVQSRLGPAVQGSADAAKGAERLAQGSEQLRAGAAGLEAGAVTLADKLGEAAEGSTNAAKGAERLAQGAAQLQSGVHRLQTGAAALAEKTGAAAAGAQRLAVGAQSLQQGVNTLVEGNIRIKGALKTITGELPAQQDLDQLRDGARTLAAKTGELTQGLGRLQTGAQRVATGTVKLQSGARDLQEGLRRLYDRVPDRIEQLGGDPEGLAASVVVREQAAAPVKNNGEAFAPYFIALALWVGGTLTTFLFPYLLLPESGRNTSQLARVLRKLTVPAAYVVAQALIVVLGVRLLGASFLHPGLVVLTAVTGSLTFLGLILALNLLLGAAGRLLALVLLVLQLAASGGSYPVELSSPFFRAIHTFIPVTDVVNALRFAMFGAYEGQYGVFMARMLLVGLVGVGVALLSRSRWQFTPDEQFRSPIITDVG
- the ubiE gene encoding bifunctional demethylmenaquinone methyltransferase/2-methoxy-6-polyprenyl-1,4-benzoquinol methylase UbiE, yielding MTSRPPVGDKQDRSRQVQVMFAAIAPRYDLLNRVLSLGVDRLWRREAAREALALKPARVLDVATGTGDFALELKARAPQTEVIGSDFVPQMLEIARAKARARHLTLRLEEGDALNLPYPDASFDAVTCAFGFRNFADYARGLAELWRVLRPGGRLVILEFPPPRPGLFGRLFRFYFRRVLPRIGALVSGNAGAYTYLPESVLAFPDPERLAGLMHATGFRTRYRLLTFGIAAIHVGDKASSPQALSPHP